In Flavobacterium gelatinilyticum, a genomic segment contains:
- a CDS encoding ExbD/TolR family protein has product MAKIKMKKKSTSTDMTAMCDVAFLLLTFFILTATAKVPEALPVDMPSSTVQSKLPDSDLAIITIGKGKDGKTKVFFDIKGREIRKKTLEGMGAKFGVTFSDQDKEKFALMDDFGVPITSLKQIIDMKSADRTKAEQPGIPFDSVDNQLKEWLLISRRATIDLDDKELQIAIKGDAKEEYPQIKRIMDILQDQKINSFNLVTGMRGKDF; this is encoded by the coding sequence ATGGCTAAAATAAAAATGAAAAAGAAGTCAACATCGACAGACATGACTGCGATGTGTGATGTTGCGTTCCTTTTGCTTACGTTCTTTATCTTGACCGCTACTGCTAAAGTACCTGAAGCGCTTCCTGTGGATATGCCTTCATCTACTGTACAAAGTAAATTACCAGATTCAGATTTGGCAATTATTACAATAGGTAAAGGAAAAGACGGGAAAACCAAGGTGTTTTTTGATATCAAAGGAAGAGAAATCCGTAAAAAGACTCTTGAAGGAATGGGAGCAAAATTCGGTGTAACTTTTTCAGATCAGGACAAAGAAAAATTTGCTTTAATGGATGACTTCGGTGTGCCAATTACAAGTTTAAAGCAAATCATCGATATGAAATCGGCTGACAGAACTAAAGCAGAACAACCTGGAATTCCATTTGATTCTGTAGACAATCAGTTGAAAGAATGGCTTTTAATTTCAAGAAGAGCTACAATCGACCTTGATGATAAAGAATTGCAGATTGCAATTAAAGGAGACGCGAAAGAAGAATATCCACAAATCAAAAGAATTATGGATATCTTGCAAGATCAGAAAATCAATTCCTTTAACCTGGTTACTGGAATGAGAGGAAAAGACTTTTAA
- a CDS encoding ExbD/TolR family protein, whose amino-acid sequence MAELNTGDGGGGKGGKVRSKKQSSKVDLTAMVDLAFLLITFFMLTTSLSKPQSMDLSLPDKSPDETKDKPVKVDENRTMTVMLGENNKLTYYMGLLESPIAGPKDIAYGKDGIRRELLKRKKTVLEYSAGLGKPKNGIIVIIKPTKKSTYRNLVDMLDEMAITGVDTYAIVPEFTPEETKLIDKK is encoded by the coding sequence ATGGCTGAATTAAATACCGGCGACGGTGGCGGCGGGAAAGGCGGCAAAGTAAGAAGCAAAAAGCAAAGTTCAAAAGTCGATTTAACGGCTATGGTGGATTTGGCATTCTTATTGATTACCTTCTTCATGTTGACCACATCGTTGTCAAAACCTCAATCGATGGATTTGTCATTGCCAGATAAGAGTCCAGATGAAACAAAAGATAAACCAGTAAAAGTTGATGAAAATCGTACTATGACAGTAATGTTAGGGGAAAATAATAAATTGACTTATTACATGGGATTGTTAGAGTCTCCTATTGCAGGACCTAAAGATATCGCTTATGGTAAAGATGGGATTCGCAGAGAGTTGCTAAAAAGAAAGAAAACAGTTTTAGAATACTCTGCAGGTTTAGGGAAACCTAAAAACGGGATCATTGTTATTATCAAACCAACTAAAAAATCAACTTACCGCAATTTAGTTGATATGTTGGATGAAATGGCAATTACTGGAGTAGATACTTATGCGATTGTTCCTGAGTTTACACCAGAGGAGACTAAATTGATAGATAAAAAATAA
- a CDS encoding energy transducer TonB produces MKLDIIKNQWLDIVFEGRNKIYGAYELRKSNGKTTVKALVLGSIFFSFAIAAPLIASYLPESSTEEENKDIKIATVKLPPKPKEDIKPNQPPPPPPPPKVDQVKFVKPVVAKANEVTEDPPKIEELKDKKVGSETIKGDPNAVLTVDEPVGKGPVSQVVEEDNSVYNTAGIEVKPDFPGGMDKFYKFVGNNYKTPEEEGLKGKVYVTFVVEKDGSLTDIKVLRDIGYGTGAEAIRVLKKCPKWTPGEQNGKKVRVLYSLPITIQSAE; encoded by the coding sequence ATGAAATTAGATATTATAAAAAATCAGTGGCTTGATATCGTATTCGAAGGACGTAATAAGATATATGGCGCATACGAGCTGAGAAAATCAAACGGTAAAACTACAGTAAAAGCACTTGTACTGGGTTCTATCTTCTTTAGTTTCGCTATTGCAGCTCCTCTTATTGCGAGCTATTTGCCAGAATCTAGTACAGAAGAAGAGAATAAAGATATTAAGATCGCAACGGTAAAATTACCTCCTAAACCAAAAGAGGATATAAAACCTAATCAACCGCCGCCACCACCGCCGCCACCAAAAGTGGATCAGGTGAAATTCGTAAAGCCGGTTGTTGCTAAGGCGAATGAAGTTACCGAAGATCCTCCAAAAATTGAGGAACTTAAAGATAAAAAAGTAGGTTCTGAAACAATTAAAGGAGATCCGAATGCAGTTTTAACTGTAGACGAACCAGTAGGTAAAGGACCGGTTTCTCAGGTTGTAGAAGAAGATAACAGTGTATATAACACAGCTGGTATCGAGGTAAAACCTGATTTCCCTGGAGGTATGGATAAATTCTACAAATTCGTAGGAAATAACTATAAAACTCCTGAAGAAGAAGGTTTAAAAGGTAAAGTTTACGTTACGTTTGTAGTTGAAAAAGACGGTTCATTAACCGACATTAAAGTTTTAAGGGATATCGGTTACGGTACAGGAGCAGAAGCAATTCGTGTTCTTAAAAAATGTCCAAAATGGA